A single Klebsiella variicola DNA region contains:
- a CDS encoding phage baseplate assembly protein V: MNAQLTEIMRLITNLIRTGIVTEVDRDGWLCRVKTGDLETNWINWLTYRAGKSRTWWCPSPGEQVVLFSLGGNLETAFALPAIYSNACPPPSDSESADVTAYEDGGWFEYDPATGRWIIRGVKSVLIESSQVVSCKTGEFVIEADTTRINSNVILNGDVTHGGGAMTSNGVVADKHKHPGDSGGTTGGPF, encoded by the coding sequence ATGAATGCACAACTAACAGAAATCATGCGCCTTATCACCAATCTGATCCGCACCGGCATTGTGACCGAAGTGGACCGGGACGGCTGGCTTTGCCGGGTGAAAACAGGCGACCTTGAAACCAACTGGATTAACTGGCTGACCTACCGTGCAGGTAAATCACGCACCTGGTGGTGCCCGTCTCCAGGGGAGCAGGTGGTGCTGTTCAGCCTGGGAGGCAATCTGGAGACAGCCTTTGCGCTTCCGGCCATCTACTCCAACGCCTGCCCGCCGCCGTCAGACTCTGAAAGTGCGGACGTGACCGCATACGAGGATGGCGGCTGGTTCGAATACGACCCCGCCACCGGGCGCTGGATTATTCGCGGCGTGAAAAGCGTGCTGATTGAATCTTCGCAGGTTGTCTCCTGCAAAACCGGTGAGTTTGTGATCGAGGCTGACACCACCCGTATTAACAGCAACGTGATCCTGAATGGCGATGTGACCCACGGCGGCGGCGCGATGACGTCAAACGGCGTCGTTGCTGATAAGCATAAACACCCTGGCGACAGTGGCGGAACGACGGGAGGTCCATTTTGA
- a CDS encoding GPW/gp25 family protein, whose amino-acid sequence MTLYIGMSRDTGTAITETDHLRQSVRDILLTPQGSRLARREYGSLLSALIDQPQNPGLRLQIMAAVYVALRRWEPRLQLDTITVNSSSMDGAMVIELAGQRNDGVPVSLSVSTGADNGRY is encoded by the coding sequence TTGACGCTTTATATCGGGATGAGCCGCGATACCGGCACAGCCATAACGGAAACTGACCACCTGCGCCAGTCGGTGCGTGACATTTTGCTGACCCCGCAAGGGAGCCGGCTTGCGCGCCGGGAGTATGGTTCCCTGCTTTCAGCGCTCATTGACCAGCCGCAAAACCCGGGGCTGCGCCTGCAGATCATGGCTGCGGTGTATGTGGCGCTGCGGCGCTGGGAGCCACGGCTGCAGCTGGACACCATCACGGTTAACAGCAGCAGCATGGATGGCGCAATGGTTATTGAGCTGGCAGGCCAGCGTAATGACGGCGTGCCCGTGTCCCTTTCCGTATCGACAGGAGCAGACAATGGCCGTTATTGA
- a CDS encoding baseplate assembly protein, protein MAVIDLSQLPPPQIVDVPDFETLLSERKAEFVALFPAEEQEAVARTLTLESEPVVKMLQENVYRELLLRQRINEAAKAVMVAYSGGDDLDNLGANNNVQRRVITAADDTATPPTEAVMESDADYRQRIPAAFEGMSVAGPVGAYEYHALSSDGRVADASAFSPSPAEVVVTILARDGDGTAPEELLQVVGEALNDEAVRPVADRVSVRSAEIVPYEIDAVLYVYPGPAKEPILAAAKAQGTAYINEQRRLGRDVRLSAIYAALHVQGVQRVELMKPLADMVLDKTQASYCTDFKAEIGGSDE, encoded by the coding sequence ATGGCCGTTATTGACCTTTCCCAGCTGCCGCCGCCGCAAATTGTGGATGTGCCGGATTTTGAAACCCTGCTGTCTGAGCGCAAGGCTGAATTTGTCGCGTTATTTCCGGCAGAAGAGCAGGAGGCCGTGGCCCGTACCTTAACGCTTGAATCTGAGCCGGTGGTGAAAATGCTGCAGGAAAATGTGTACCGGGAGCTGCTGCTGCGCCAGCGGATTAACGAGGCGGCGAAAGCCGTGATGGTGGCCTATTCCGGCGGGGATGACCTGGACAATTTAGGCGCGAATAACAACGTGCAGCGCCGGGTGATTACAGCTGCAGATGACACCGCAACGCCGCCCACGGAGGCGGTCATGGAATCTGACGCGGATTATCGCCAGCGCATCCCGGCGGCCTTTGAGGGGATGAGCGTTGCCGGGCCAGTCGGAGCTTATGAATATCACGCGCTTAGCTCGGATGGTCGGGTGGCGGACGCGTCGGCGTTCAGCCCGTCACCGGCGGAAGTCGTGGTGACTATTCTGGCCCGCGACGGCGATGGTACTGCGCCGGAAGAATTACTGCAGGTCGTCGGTGAGGCCCTGAACGATGAGGCTGTGCGGCCGGTGGCGGATCGGGTGAGTGTCCGATCTGCTGAGATTGTCCCCTATGAAATTGATGCGGTTCTTTATGTCTATCCCGGCCCGGCAAAGGAACCCATCCTGGCGGCCGCGAAAGCGCAGGGTACAGCATATATCAACGAGCAGCGTCGCCTGGGGCGTGACGTGCGGCTGTCTGCGATCTATGCCGCTCTGCATGTTCAGGGCGTCCAGCGCGTTGAGCTGATGAAGCCCCTGGCGGACATGGTGTTAGATAAAACGCAGGCGTCATATTGCACCGATTTTAAAGCAGAAATTGGTGGCTCTGATGAGTAA